The Stigmatella ashevillena genomic sequence GAGGCCGTCCTGAAGCTCGCGCACGTAATGGAAGTCCTCGAAGACCTCGATCACCGCCTGCAAGATGGCGCTGGTGACCGCCTTGCCCGGGTAGGGCTTGAATGCGACGGGGCTGTGGAAGACGACGTCGTCGGCGAGCATCGCCTCGATGGCGTTGATGTCCTTGGCGTCGACTGCTTCTCGGAAAGTGGTCACGTGCCCTCCATACTCAACTTGTTGACTCATTTGCCACCGCTTCCAAGCAAAGCACCCCGCGTCTTGAACTGTGGTCTTCTTCTTCAGAGGTGACCATGTCCCGACTGCTTCTCGTGCCGCTCGCGCTCTGTGTGCTCTGGTCCGCCTCCGTGGCTCGCGCCGAGTGTTACGCGGATTCGGAGTGCGGCGGTGGCAAATGCCGGAGCGTCAAGTGCACCACCGCTGGCGGTGAGTGCTACTCGAATTCCGAGTGCCCGGGCGGCAGTTGCCGCAGTGGTCAGTGCACCACTCGGTGAGCAGTCACCCAGATTTTGGCGGGGCGTGAACGCGATCTCGGAGTTCGCGCCGTCGAGTCACGATGACGTCTCGTCGCCCCCAGCAGCAGGCTCAGCCGGCCTGTGTGCTGGTTGCGGTGCCGACGGCTGCGCGCGGACAAGGCTTGGCAAACACCGGGCCGTGCAGTTATGTAGGCACCTACGGTTTTTTTGACGGAGGTGGCGATGGACGCTTCGAGCCCGCGCGGGGGCGCGATGATTGGCGCACGTCTGCGCAGGCTTTCCGAGCGCATTGATGGTGAAGCGAGCAGCGTCTATCGCGCGCACGGCATCGATTTCGAGCAGCGCTGGTTCGGTGTCCTCAATCAATTGTCGCTGGGAGGGCCACTCACGGTGAGCCAGTTGGCCGAGCGGCTCGGCATCACCCATGCCTCGGTCAGTCAGACGCGCCAGTCGCTCGAGAAGGCCGGTCTCGTCAAAGGCGCGGTGACTCCGGGCGATGCTCGCTCGCGGAGCCTGGCGCTGACGGCGCGAGGGCGCGCCCTTGTCGAGCGGTTGAGGCCGATGTGGAGGGCGTTCGAGGCGGCGGCGCTGGAACTCGACACCGAAGCGGGTGGAGTCGCGGAGGCGCTCGGTCGGCTGGAAGCGGCGCTCGACCGGCGCTCGCTCGTGGAACGCATCGGCGACCGGTGGGGCGTGCCGGATCGCGATGGCGAGGAGAGCGCATGAACCGGCGCATCTTTCTGGTAGGGGGCTTACTTGCCCTTTGCCGTCCTGCTTGGGCCGAGCCACGAGGTGCGCTCTCCCCACGGCAGTGGCTCGACCGCTGGTTGGCGGCGTTCAATGCCGACAGCCTCGGTGTGTATGCCGCCTTCGTGAAGGCGCATGTGCCGACGCTTGTGCCCTATCTCGATGACGATCTTGGTTTGAGGGAGGCGACAGGCGGCTTCCATCTGCTTCGCGCCGAGGAGGGTGGCCCCGGTGAGATCACGGCGTGGTTTCGCGACCGCAATTGGGACCGGCGGTCGCGCGTCGTCCTCAAAGCGGAGGATGACCGGATTGGCGACCTGACGTTCCTCGGCGCTGGAGAGAGCGCTCCCGACGTCGCCCGCCTCGGCGAGCGTGCGGCGGTCTCCCTCCTTCGCCAGAAGTTGGAGGCCGAGGCGGACGCCGGCCGCTTCTCGGGCACGGTCCTTGTGGCGCGGAATGGTCGGCCTCTCTTCCGTTACGCCTCCGGCCTCGCTGACGCATCGCGCAGCGAGCGCATGCGCGCGGACACGCGCTTCTGCATCGGCTCGATGGGCAAGATGTTCACCGCGGTCGCGACGCTTCAGCTCGTCACCCGAAGCCAGCTGACACTGTCTGATCCGCTCTCCCGATGGATTCCGGACTATCCGAACACGGAGATGGCGCGCCAGGTCACGGTCGAGCACCTGCTCACGCATACCGGCGGCACCGGTGACTTCTTCGGGCCCGATTACGAGGCGAATGCCGCGAGCCTCAAGACGCCCGATGACTTCATACGCCTCTACGGCGCCCGCGCCCCGCTGTTCCCAGCGGGTTCGCGCTACGGCTACAGCAACTATGGCTTCATTTTGCTCGGCGCGCTGATCGAGCGCGCATCAGGGCAGCGCTGGGACGATTACCTGCGGCGCAATATCTTCGAACGCGTCGGCATGCCGTCGACCTCGCCGCTGGCGAGCGCGGGAAAAACCGCCATCCCCTACACCGGTGCCTCCGCGACCGGGCTGAAGCCGCTCCCTTTCTACGTCGGGCTTCCCGCCGGTGGCGGGTATTCGACGGTCGATGACTTGTTGCGCTTCGGACGCGGACTCCGCGCGGGGCGGCTGCTCGATGACCGTGGCCTGGCGCTGCTCACGGCTGGACGCGTGACCGCGCGCGACAACCGCTGGTCGGCGGGCTTGAAGGTCGCGGAGCGGGGCGGCGCTTCCTTCTACGGCCACTCAGGCAGCGCACCGGGCGTGAACGGCGACTATGCCTTTTATCCGCGTTCAGGCTACGAGACGATCGTCCTCAGCAACCGTGGCTACCCGAGCGCGTCGAACGTCGCGGAATACATCGGACTTCGGCTGCCGACTGCCGCCTGAGTGGTGTGGATGCTCAACGAGGTGGGGGTGAGGAGAAAAAATGGGTCATTTCGTTGAGTGGGGGCAGGCGCGAAACGCGCGCCCCCATCCAAGGAGCAGCCCATGTCTTCCCGTCTTCGTTTCGCAGTCCGGCTCACCGCCGTGGCCGTCGCCACCGCCAGCGTAGGGGCTTCCGCGCAGACCTACGCCTTTCCCGGCAGCAGCGCGGACCTTCCGGAGGGCAGCCACTGGTGGATCTCCAGCGACCACTCCGGCACCGAGAACCGCGACCTCAGTGCCGTGCGCTTCGACGCCACCGACCGCCGGTTCACCCGCGTGAAGATTCCCTTCGCGGACTACGCCGTGAACCCCAAGAACTCCGATTGGGTCATCTACGGGCTGCCCGTCACCGCCATCGCGGACGGCGAGGTGCTGACGTGTTGGCGCAACGCCCCCGAGGGCCTCAAGCCGGCCGTGCACGGAGGGGACGACGTGCCCCACCCGGGCCGCGCCGCGAATCCCCCCATCATCCCGCGCTCGGGCAACCACCTGAACATCCGCACGAACGATGGGAAGATCATCCTCTACGCGCACATGCAGCCGGGCAGCATCCCGGAGGCGCTGTGCCCCTTCAACGACACTTACGTTGCAAACGCAGAGGACCGCGTGGGCGACCTGCCTCGCGAGGTGATGGTGCCCGCCACGCAGCGGGCCTTCGTGAAGCGGGGACAGTTCATCGGCCGCGTGGGCAACTCCGGCGCGTCGTCGAACCCGCACCTGCACGTGCACCTGCAGCCGATGACCAGCGAGACGACGATGGGCAATTCCCTCCCGCTCACCTTCTCGCAGGCCTGGCAGAAGGACGGGGCGGTGACGTACGACTCGTCGCTCGACTTCGTTCCGCTGCGCTCCGAGGCGCTGAACCAGTTCCCCTCCGCCATCCACCCCGACCCCCTGCTGCGCCGGGGCTCCATCACCGGTGACGCGGCGATGGAGGTTGCGCTGGCGTCCTCGAGCGACACGGTGGTGAGCGCCACGCGCGACATCTCCGGCCGACTCGTGATGGGCTCCTGGCGGCTCGCCGGGGACGGCACCTTCACGAAGCTCTCCGGCATCACCACCTCGGAGGCGTCCACCTACGTGTCCATCGCGAACCCCGGCCTGGGTCGCGACGTGGTGACGGCCGCACGGGACGCCGACGGCAAGCTCAAGCTCATCGCGTGGCGCGTGTCGTCCACGGGCCTCTTCTCCCGGCAGGCGGAGGCGGGAGGTGACGTGGTGTCCAGCCAGATGGCGCTCGCGTCCATGCCGGGCGGAGGCCTGGGCGTGGTGAGCGCCGTCCGGGATGCAGCAGGC encodes the following:
- a CDS encoding MarR family winged helix-turn-helix transcriptional regulator, coding for MDASSPRGGAMIGARLRRLSERIDGEASSVYRAHGIDFEQRWFGVLNQLSLGGPLTVSQLAERLGITHASVSQTRQSLEKAGLVKGAVTPGDARSRSLALTARGRALVERLRPMWRAFEAAALELDTEAGGVAEALGRLEAALDRRSLVERIGDRWGVPDRDGEESA
- a CDS encoding serine hydrolase domain-containing protein yields the protein MNRRIFLVGGLLALCRPAWAEPRGALSPRQWLDRWLAAFNADSLGVYAAFVKAHVPTLVPYLDDDLGLREATGGFHLLRAEEGGPGEITAWFRDRNWDRRSRVVLKAEDDRIGDLTFLGAGESAPDVARLGERAAVSLLRQKLEAEADAGRFSGTVLVARNGRPLFRYASGLADASRSERMRADTRFCIGSMGKMFTAVATLQLVTRSQLTLSDPLSRWIPDYPNTEMARQVTVEHLLTHTGGTGDFFGPDYEANAASLKTPDDFIRLYGARAPLFPAGSRYGYSNYGFILLGALIERASGQRWDDYLRRNIFERVGMPSTSPLASAGKTAIPYTGASATGLKPLPFYVGLPAGGGYSTVDDLLRFGRGLRAGRLLDDRGLALLTAGRVTARDNRWSAGLKVAERGGASFYGHSGSAPGVNGDYAFYPRSGYETIVLSNRGYPSASNVAEYIGLRLPTAA
- a CDS encoding M23 family metallopeptidase, whose amino-acid sequence is MSSRLRFAVRLTAVAVATASVGASAQTYAFPGSSADLPEGSHWWISSDHSGTENRDLSAVRFDATDRRFTRVKIPFADYAVNPKNSDWVIYGLPVTAIADGEVLTCWRNAPEGLKPAVHGGDDVPHPGRAANPPIIPRSGNHLNIRTNDGKIILYAHMQPGSIPEALCPFNDTYVANAEDRVGDLPREVMVPATQRAFVKRGQFIGRVGNSGASSNPHLHVHLQPMTSETTMGNSLPLTFSQAWQKDGAVTYDSSLDFVPLRSEALNQFPSAIHPDPLLRRGSITGDAAMEVALASSSDTVVSATRDISGRLVMGSWRLAGDGTFTKLSGITTSEASTYVSIANPGLGRDVVTAARDADGKLKLIAWRVSSTGLFSRQAEAGGDVVSSQMALASMPGGGLGVVSAVRDAAGRLKVSTWETSSSLDTMTRRGNGFGEDATQVSLAPVAFGRVAGDTGYFKGVVTAVRTPAGKLSVTAWEIGSTGLVYKRGNYEGGDVADVAISNLTIGNNVRDVVVVSARLPTGVLRNISFDITDAGQLVRRDDEDASGVLDVQAARVVGQHLVTSVRDSAGNLRVFTWDVDANSQVHRTGQELAGDILDGMAITSTYVGARFVITGVRLTSGGDVRLIAWDANLP